One segment of Dolichospermum sp. DET69 DNA contains the following:
- a CDS encoding type II toxin-antitoxin system HicB family antitoxin — protein sequence MRYTVVIEKGNTSYGAYVPDLPGCVAVAETLVEVQQMIVEAIEFHIEGLIEEGLPIPQPTSIAQEVEVFV from the coding sequence ATGCGTTATACAGTAGTAATTGAAAAAGGAAATACCAGCTATGGGGCTTATGTTCCTGATTTACCAGGTTGTGTAGCAGTTGCCGAAACATTAGTAGAAGTTCAACAAATGATTGTTGAAGCCATAGAATTTCATATTGAAGGGTTAATAGAAGAAGGTTTACCAATTCCTCAGCCAACAAGTATCGCCCAGGAAGTGGAAGTTTTTGTTTAA
- a CDS encoding type II toxin-antitoxin system HicA family toxin, translating into MKLRAVIQRLEADGWYLARTRGSHRQFKHFGKLGTVTVSGKPNIDVPIGTLKSIWRQAQLEE; encoded by the coding sequence ATGAAATTACGAGCAGTCATTCAGCGACTAGAAGCTGATGGTTGGTATTTAGCAAGAACTAGAGGGAGTCACCGACAGTTTAAACATTTTGGTAAACTTGGTACAGTTACAGTTTCCGGTAAACCGAATATTGACGTACCCATTGGTACATTAAAAAGTATTTGGAGACAAGCTCAATTGGAGGAATAA